A region from the Paenibacillus humicola genome encodes:
- a CDS encoding carbohydrate ABC transporter permease, with translation MLTTAVKRSGIYVVAVGYAVIALFPMLLMIVSSFRPNVDILTKPLSLPKKWSAVSYETLFVKLHYASYIKNSVFVSAVMLALLLLFSVMASYYISRFPYKWNNGLFFYFLIGMMLPIKLGLVPLFLLVKQLHLMNSLWSITLIQLASSIPLAVLILTGFFRTLPNELEEAARIDGAGHMGMLLKVLAPLMKPAIGTVTIIHFIGVWNDFFFPMIFIQDEAKKTITVGMLKLFSEFTTDWSVLFAGLTLSSLPMILLFFFASRQFMDGITAGAVK, from the coding sequence ATGCTGACAACCGCGGTCAAACGAAGCGGGATCTATGTCGTCGCGGTCGGATATGCGGTCATCGCCTTATTTCCGATGCTGCTGATGATCGTTTCCTCGTTCCGGCCGAACGTCGATATTCTGACGAAGCCGCTGTCGCTGCCGAAAAAATGGAGCGCGGTATCCTACGAGACGCTGTTCGTCAAGCTTCATTACGCCTCGTATATCAAAAACAGCGTGTTCGTCTCGGCGGTCATGCTGGCGCTGCTCCTGCTCTTCAGCGTCATGGCTTCGTACTATATTTCCCGGTTTCCGTACAAATGGAACAATGGGCTGTTTTTTTACTTCCTGATCGGCATGATGCTTCCGATCAAGCTCGGACTCGTGCCGCTCTTTCTGCTCGTCAAGCAGCTGCACCTGATGAACTCTTTATGGTCGATCACCCTGATCCAGCTCGCGAGCAGCATTCCGCTGGCCGTGCTCATTCTGACCGGATTTTTCCGGACGCTGCCGAACGAGCTGGAGGAGGCGGCGCGCATCGACGGGGCGGGCCATATGGGCATGCTGCTGAAGGTGCTGGCTCCGCTCATGAAGCCGGCGATCGGGACGGTGACGATCATCCATTTCATCGGCGTGTGGAACGACTTTTTCTTCCCGATGATCTTTATCCAGGACGAAGCGAAAAAGACGATCACCGTCGGGATGCTGAAGCTGTTCAGCGAGTTTACGACCGACTGGAGCGTGCTGTTCGCGGGTCTGACGCTGTCCTCGCTGCCGATGATTCTGCTCTTCTTCTTCGCCTCGCGCCAATTCATGGACGGTATCACGGCCGGTGCGGTAAAATAA
- a CDS encoding MurR/RpiR family transcriptional regulator, which yields MNGGLVRLREIMNDITPSERKVAEYIIAHPEELVSMSVAELSRHSEGSQAAVIRLCKSAGFKGYQELKLKVAGDLQQSGGNSGYQEINPNDSIDRIIENVSNNNIQSIRDTMKILKPAHVAKAVEALQRAKRIYFFGIGASNLIAADAQYKFTCINKTSLCFEDPHTQLISSVMTDKDDVAVGISYSGESRSTVECVRRAREQGATTISISRYGNTSLSQAADIPLFISSTENEIRSGSTSSRITQLNVIDILYLGVASRDYDQSVNYLEKRRNIVKLFR from the coding sequence ATGAACGGCGGACTTGTGCGGTTAAGGGAAATCATGAACGATATCACGCCCTCCGAACGGAAGGTGGCCGAATATATAATCGCGCATCCCGAAGAGCTCGTCTCCATGTCGGTCGCCGAGCTTTCCCGTCACAGCGAGGGCAGTCAGGCCGCCGTCATCCGGCTGTGCAAATCGGCGGGCTTCAAAGGCTATCAGGAGCTGAAGCTGAAGGTGGCCGGCGATCTGCAGCAAAGCGGCGGAAATAGCGGTTATCAGGAAATCAACCCGAACGATTCCATCGACCGGATTATCGAGAACGTCTCGAACAACAATATTCAGTCGATCCGGGATACGATGAAAATTTTGAAGCCGGCCCATGTGGCCAAAGCCGTCGAAGCGCTGCAGCGCGCCAAGCGGATTTACTTTTTCGGCATCGGCGCCTCCAATCTGATCGCGGCCGACGCGCAATACAAATTTACGTGCATCAACAAGACGAGCCTTTGCTTCGAGGACCCGCATACGCAGCTCATCTCGTCGGTGATGACGGATAAGGACGACGTCGCCGTCGGCATTTCGTATTCGGGGGAAAGCCGCTCGACCGTGGAATGCGTCCGCAGAGCCAGGGAGCAGGGAGCGACGACGATCTCGATCAGCCGTTACGGCAACACGTCGCTCAGCCAGGCCGCGGATATTCCGCTGTTCATTTCGTCGACGGAAAACGAAATCCGCAGCGGCTCCACCTCGTCGCGCATTACGCAGCTGAACGTGATCGACATCCTGTACCTGGGCGTAGCGAGCCGGGATTACGATCAATCGGTGAACTATTTGGAGAAACGGCGGAATATCGTGAAATTGTTCCGCTAG
- a CDS encoding carbohydrate ABC transporter permease: MEQTQHDRPRRRWLTSGDRLIHLFPVPAVAVYTLFVVYPIFAAFTYSLFDWKGLVMGRFNFFGNFRTLFTQEPFNRMFRNAFSHNLFYFAVELVVQNVVAFVLAYIIFRKVKGAQFFKIAYFLPRLLSIIIVGFMWKLILNPNMGVLNVLLNKIGLSSWTHAWLGEPATALPAVALVNCWFGIGFFMLILLAGLQSISPEVLEAARLDGSRGLGYIVSVILPMMFQPLVIVAVMTFLQAFEAFELVFAMQGSLGEPYYSTDLLAVFFYRTAFGSNAGDTGNLGVGSAVAVVMFFIIATISGLFMAFVNRRQAE; the protein is encoded by the coding sequence ATGGAGCAAACGCAGCACGACCGGCCCCGGCGCCGATGGCTTACAAGCGGCGACCGGCTCATTCACCTGTTTCCCGTTCCGGCCGTTGCGGTCTATACCCTTTTTGTCGTCTATCCGATTTTCGCGGCTTTTACCTACAGTCTGTTCGACTGGAAGGGCCTCGTGATGGGCAGGTTCAACTTTTTCGGTAATTTTCGCACGCTGTTCACCCAGGAGCCGTTCAACCGGATGTTCCGGAACGCCTTCAGCCACAATCTGTTTTATTTCGCCGTCGAGCTCGTCGTGCAGAATGTCGTCGCCTTCGTGCTGGCGTATATCATTTTCCGCAAGGTAAAGGGCGCCCAGTTTTTCAAAATCGCCTATTTCCTGCCGCGGCTGCTCTCGATCATTATCGTCGGCTTCATGTGGAAGCTGATTCTGAATCCCAACATGGGCGTGCTGAACGTGCTCCTGAACAAAATCGGTCTCTCCTCCTGGACGCACGCCTGGCTTGGCGAGCCCGCGACCGCCCTGCCCGCCGTCGCGCTGGTCAACTGCTGGTTCGGCATCGGATTTTTCATGCTGATCCTGCTCGCGGGCCTGCAGTCGATATCGCCGGAGGTGCTCGAAGCCGCCAGGCTGGACGGCTCCAGAGGGCTCGGATACATCGTGTCGGTCATTCTCCCGATGATGTTTCAGCCGCTCGTGATCGTCGCCGTCATGACCTTCCTTCAGGCGTTCGAAGCGTTCGAGCTCGTGTTCGCGATGCAGGGCTCGCTCGGCGAGCCGTATTATTCGACGGATCTGCTGGCGGTCTTCTTCTACCGCACCGCGTTCGGCAGCAACGCCGGCGATACGGGCAACCTGGGTGTAGGCTCGGCGGTTGCGGTCGTCATGTTTTTCATCATCGCGACGATCTCGGGGCTGTTCATGGCCTTCGTGAACCGCAGGCAGGCGGAGTAG
- a CDS encoding VOC family protein: protein MAYQSNYTYLNLPVKDLNRTKEFFSAIGFGFNSQFSDDNSACMVINDHTFVQLLTESYFQTFINKPVADVVSAAAGIIALSADSREHVDELADKALSAGGKQFKDPADHGFMYVRSFEDLDGHLWEIAYMDMSAVSQN, encoded by the coding sequence ATGGCGTACCAGTCGAACTATACTTACCTGAACTTGCCAGTAAAAGATTTGAACCGGACGAAGGAATTTTTTAGCGCCATCGGCTTCGGGTTCAATTCCCAATTCTCCGACGATAACTCGGCCTGCATGGTTATTAACGATCATACGTTTGTTCAATTGCTCACGGAATCGTATTTCCAGACGTTCATCAATAAGCCGGTTGCCGATGTCGTCAGCGCTGCTGCTGGTATTATCGCACTCTCTGCCGATAGCAGGGAGCATGTCGACGAACTGGCTGACAAGGCATTGTCCGCGGGAGGCAAGCAGTTCAAAGATCCTGCGGATCATGGCTTCATGTACGTTAGAAGCTTTGAAGACTTGGACGGGCATCTGTGGGAAATCGCCTATATGGATATGAGCGCTGTATCACAGAATTAG
- a CDS encoding serine hydrolase domain-containing protein: MRTDREAMHERLELPSGISEAAVLPVLEPIRRAIRERLIPGASAAIRAEGRTIRYAAGLAVDTAELQIPARLDTLYDCASLTKVTVTLPLVLKLTGEGRLHLEDPIARYFPAFDSPDKKAITIRQLLAHTAGFRASADFYSVPCGADEALSRIAAMPLEYRPGTSCVYSDLGYIVLGQLIPQAAGMPLEEAARQYIWGPLGMASCRFVPDPALAGGIAATEYSEALGDCWRGIVHDENARAFGGVSGHAGLFAAADDLLRYAARWLEGAESSGFLPQRLRAEALAAQTPALPGMNRGLGWVLKDDRADVTGTRSSARAFGHTGFTGTSLMIDPVRKTAAVLLTNRVHYGRGRDITRLRTDFHDAAAGVLPAAD; the protein is encoded by the coding sequence GTGCGAACGGATCGGGAAGCCATGCATGAGCGGCTCGAGCTTCCGTCCGGAATAAGCGAAGCGGCTGTTCTTCCGGTGCTGGAGCCGATTCGCCGGGCGATCCGCGAGCGGCTCATTCCCGGCGCTTCGGCGGCGATCCGGGCGGAAGGGCGGACGATTCGTTATGCGGCTGGGCTCGCCGTGGATACGGCCGAGCTGCAAATCCCCGCCCGGTTAGATACCCTGTACGACTGTGCATCGCTGACGAAGGTGACGGTTACGCTGCCGCTCGTGCTGAAGCTGACCGGCGAGGGCCGGCTCCATCTGGAGGACCCGATCGCCCGGTATTTTCCGGCCTTCGATTCGCCGGACAAGAAAGCGATTACGATCCGTCAGCTGCTTGCGCATACGGCCGGTTTCCGGGCGAGCGCCGATTTTTACAGCGTGCCCTGCGGCGCGGACGAAGCGCTGTCGCGCATTGCGGCCATGCCGCTCGAATACCGGCCGGGAACGAGCTGCGTGTATTCCGATCTCGGGTACATCGTGCTGGGGCAGCTGATCCCGCAGGCTGCAGGCATGCCGCTGGAAGAAGCGGCCCGGCAGTACATTTGGGGGCCGCTCGGCATGGCGAGCTGCCGATTTGTCCCGGACCCCGCTCTTGCAGGCGGCATCGCTGCGACCGAATACTCCGAAGCGCTGGGCGATTGCTGGCGCGGCATCGTGCATGACGAGAACGCCCGGGCGTTCGGGGGCGTTTCGGGCCATGCGGGACTGTTCGCCGCGGCGGACGACCTGCTCCGGTACGCGGCCCGGTGGCTGGAAGGCGCCGAATCAAGCGGCTTCCTGCCGCAGCGGCTGCGGGCGGAGGCGCTTGCGGCCCAGACGCCGGCTTTGCCGGGCATGAACCGGGGGCTGGGCTGGGTGCTGAAAGACGACCGTGCGGATGTGACCGGAACCCGGTCGTCCGCAAGGGCGTTCGGGCATACCGGGTTTACCGGGACGAGCCTGATGATCGATCCCGTCCGGAAGACGGCGGCCGTGCTGCTTACGAACCGCGTCCATTACGGACGCGGCCGCGATATTACCCGGCTGCGCACCGATTTTCACGATGCGGCTGCGGGCGTTTTGCCGGCGGCCGATTGA
- a CDS encoding NAD(P)/FAD-dependent oxidoreductase codes for MSQYDVIVVGAGPAGIFACYELTLKAPHWKVLLVDKGHDIDRRSCPILDNKIKLCPPPAGRKEFAGCLPACSITAGFGGAGAYSDGKFNITTEFGGWLTDYIPPSKVLDLIRYVDQINLEHGASTAVTDPTTETIRSIEQRGYAAGLKLLRAQVRHLGTEQNLEILKSIYAYLRPRIDMMFKTEVEDIVTVKEEGAHRVTGIELKNGERHEASLVMIAPGRDGSAWLTGLLKKRRLKMFNNQVDVGVRVETSDVVMREINEHLYEGKFIFNTSVGTRVRTFCSNPSGHVVVENHSGVMAANGHSFKDPARGSANTNFALLVSHKFTEPFDKPNEYAREICKRANDLSGGGVIVQKYGDILRGRRSTESRIREGFLEPTLKEAVPGDLGLVLPYNTMKSLIEMMEALDKVTPGIASEHTLFYGVEAKFYSARPKLADTLETEIRGLYCGGDGAGITRGLAQAGAAGVWIARSMLGR; via the coding sequence ATGAGCCAATACGATGTAATCGTGGTCGGGGCCGGACCGGCCGGCATTTTCGCTTGTTACGAGCTGACGCTGAAGGCGCCGCACTGGAAGGTGCTTCTGGTCGACAAAGGGCATGACATCGACCGCCGCAGCTGCCCGATTTTGGACAATAAAATCAAGCTGTGCCCGCCGCCCGCAGGGCGAAAGGAATTCGCCGGCTGCCTGCCCGCCTGTTCCATTACGGCCGGTTTCGGAGGCGCCGGCGCTTACAGCGACGGGAAATTCAACATCACGACGGAATTCGGGGGGTGGCTGACCGATTACATTCCGCCTTCGAAGGTGCTGGATCTGATCCGGTACGTCGACCAAATCAACCTGGAGCACGGAGCCTCGACGGCCGTGACCGATCCGACGACGGAGACGATCCGCAGCATCGAGCAGCGCGGCTATGCCGCAGGCCTGAAGCTGCTGCGCGCGCAGGTGCGGCATCTCGGCACGGAGCAGAACCTGGAAATCCTGAAATCGATTTACGCTTATTTGCGGCCGCGCATCGATATGATGTTCAAAACCGAGGTAGAGGATATCGTAACGGTCAAGGAAGAGGGGGCGCACCGGGTGACCGGCATCGAGCTGAAGAACGGCGAACGGCACGAGGCAAGCCTCGTTATGATCGCTCCGGGCCGCGACGGCTCGGCCTGGCTGACGGGGCTTCTCAAGAAGCGCCGGTTGAAAATGTTCAACAACCAGGTCGATGTCGGCGTGCGCGTCGAAACGTCGGATGTCGTCATGCGGGAGATCAACGAGCATCTGTATGAGGGGAAATTTATTTTCAACACGTCGGTCGGGACGCGCGTGCGTACGTTTTGCAGCAATCCTTCAGGGCATGTCGTCGTGGAAAACCACAGCGGCGTCATGGCGGCGAACGGCCATTCCTTCAAGGATCCGGCGCGCGGCTCGGCCAATACGAATTTCGCGCTGCTCGTCTCGCACAAATTTACCGAGCCGTTCGACAAGCCGAACGAATACGCCCGCGAAATTTGCAAACGGGCCAACGACCTGTCCGGCGGCGGCGTCATCGTGCAGAAATACGGCGACATTCTGCGCGGGCGGCGTTCGACGGAAAGCCGAATTCGGGAGGGCTTCCTGGAGCCGACGCTGAAGGAGGCGGTGCCGGGCGATCTCGGCCTCGTGCTGCCCTACAATACGATGAAAAGCCTGATCGAGATGATGGAGGCGCTCGATAAGGTGACGCCGGGCATCGCGTCCGAGCATACGTTATTTTACGGTGTCGAGGCGAAATTTTATTCGGCGCGGCCGAAGCTGGCGGATACGCTCGAGACCGAAATCCGCGGTCTCTACTGCGGCGGCGACGGAGCGGGCATTACGCGCGGGCTTGCCCAAGCCGGCGCGGCGGGCGTCTGGATCGCCCGCAGCATGCTGGGGCGGTAA
- a CDS encoding AAA family ATPase: MKPRLVFFLGGAGAGKTTAAKALAARRRAAVFDMDTLLRPAAEALMTLAGLDPSDRDSDAYKQLCRDLGYRITMDAALENIAVGTDAFVIGPFTRETDDPDWLDRELSRFGVTRETAFVKVVFVTLADPELYRTRIRLRGSELDRWKLDNWSAFSRSLAPREQKWGLPGEAVLRFDNSGPLDEAKLAQLETFVYGDGE, translated from the coding sequence ATGAAGCCGCGGCTCGTCTTTTTTCTCGGCGGCGCTGGGGCCGGCAAGACGACGGCGGCCAAAGCGCTGGCGGCACGGCGCCGCGCGGCCGTTTTCGACATGGACACGCTGCTTCGCCCGGCGGCGGAAGCGCTTATGACGCTGGCGGGCCTCGATCCGAGCGACCGCGATTCCGACGCCTACAAGCAGCTGTGCCGGGACCTCGGCTACCGGATCACGATGGACGCGGCGCTGGAAAATATCGCGGTAGGCACGGACGCGTTCGTTATCGGGCCGTTCACTCGGGAGACGGACGACCCGGATTGGCTGGACCGGGAGCTGTCGCGGTTCGGCGTGACGCGGGAGACGGCTTTCGTGAAAGTCGTATTTGTCACGCTTGCGGATCCGGAGCTGTACCGGACGCGCATCCGGTTGCGGGGCTCGGAGCTGGACCGGTGGAAGCTGGACAACTGGAGCGCCTTCAGCCGGTCGCTGGCGCCGCGGGAGCAGAAATGGGGACTGCCCGGGGAGGCGGTGCTCCGGTTCGATAATTCCGGGCCGCTGGACGAAGCGAAGCTGGCGCAGCTGGAGACGTTTGTCTATGGGGATGGAGAATAA
- a CDS encoding HAD family hydrolase, translated as MERWITFDLDGTLMQNPFGAWIFPEIETLVSEELGAPYKAKMKLLERHERLLHSGQTVAAYDWDALAAELARELGLKRVFSIEELVLKHAVPPKIYLLDDTVIPALDELRREGYKLAAVTNGYYAYQFPVLRSLGLAERLDEIVTPERAGFAKPDTRILDGLRRRGTIAAHVGDRLDHDAALARAAGITPVLVNRSMPDELTALPPGERTNAGPFAAFLQRLAARENPAYAEAPLPDQYRPDYAIRELRELRMCL; from the coding sequence GTGGAGCGCTGGATTACGTTCGATCTGGACGGCACGCTCATGCAAAACCCGTTCGGCGCCTGGATTTTCCCGGAAATCGAGACGCTTGTATCGGAAGAGCTGGGCGCGCCGTACAAAGCGAAGATGAAGCTGCTCGAGCGGCATGAAAGGCTGCTGCACAGCGGCCAAACGGTCGCCGCTTACGACTGGGACGCCCTCGCGGCGGAGCTGGCGCGGGAACTGGGATTGAAGCGCGTGTTCTCCATCGAAGAGCTGGTGCTGAAGCACGCCGTGCCGCCCAAGATTTATTTGCTGGACGATACCGTCATTCCCGCGCTGGACGAGCTGAGACGGGAAGGATATAAGCTGGCCGCGGTAACGAACGGTTACTACGCGTATCAGTTTCCGGTGCTCCGGTCGCTCGGACTGGCCGAGAGGCTGGACGAAATCGTGACGCCGGAGCGGGCCGGCTTCGCCAAGCCGGATACGCGCATCCTGGACGGACTGCGGCGGCGGGGGACGATTGCCGCGCACGTCGGCGACCGTCTCGACCACGACGCGGCGCTCGCCCGCGCCGCCGGGATCACGCCGGTGCTCGTAAACCGCAGCATGCCGGACGAGTTAACGGCGCTGCCCCCGGGGGAGCGGACGAACGCCGGTCCGTTCGCCGCCTTCCTGCAGCGGCTCGCCGCGCGGGAAAACCCGGCGTATGCGGAAGCCCCGCTGCCGGACCAGTACCGGCCGGATTACGCGATCCGCGAGCTGAGGGAGCTGCGGATGTGCCTATAG
- a CDS encoding ABC transporter substrate-binding protein: MKLRRTGAFAALSLFLLAAGCGGGGGGENGAQNNASSGSGASAPPAGNETVKLTVASWNSDQNFVDMWKDVQDALNKVYPGIELDYQPVKSTEYNTALNTALRTNSAADIIQLRPYGAGQAIADAGYLEPIDGLQGLDGFKPDQLAAAQGSDGKQYGVPIMLSSTQLFYNKDIFDKYGLKAPATWDELIAAAETLKKNKVTPFAFGSKEGWVLSLTHGAIAPVFLGADFPGKFAKGEAKVDSPEFVKSIEALKSLTPYFPNNFEGLGMDDIRTMFATGQAAMVFDGSFEIAAIQALNPDIHIGIAPVPSPSGGQPSVSAWVDGSYAINKSSKQIDAAKKVLQFMTTKEFGTIVLQKAKSISPVAGAASDDELVSELAKLSGGNASPYFAVTNLGYGDPTSKVTLENSLQGMFLGKLTPDQVAKEVQKSVDTWFKAAGK; encoded by the coding sequence ATGAAGTTGAGAAGAACGGGCGCTTTTGCCGCATTGTCGCTGTTTTTGCTGGCCGCAGGCTGCGGCGGAGGAGGCGGAGGCGAAAACGGCGCGCAGAATAACGCATCCTCCGGCAGCGGCGCTTCGGCGCCGCCCGCCGGGAACGAAACGGTCAAGCTGACCGTAGCCTCGTGGAATTCCGACCAAAATTTCGTCGACATGTGGAAGGATGTCCAGGATGCGCTGAACAAAGTATATCCGGGCATCGAGCTGGACTACCAGCCCGTCAAATCGACCGAATACAATACGGCGCTCAACACCGCGCTGCGTACGAATTCGGCGGCCGATATTATCCAGCTTCGCCCGTACGGAGCGGGGCAGGCGATCGCGGATGCGGGCTATCTCGAGCCCATCGACGGCCTGCAGGGGCTGGACGGCTTCAAGCCGGACCAGCTTGCGGCGGCGCAGGGCTCCGACGGCAAGCAGTACGGCGTGCCGATCATGCTAAGCTCGACGCAGCTGTTTTATAATAAGGACATTTTCGACAAATACGGCCTGAAGGCTCCGGCGACGTGGGACGAGCTGATCGCTGCGGCGGAGACGCTGAAGAAAAACAAGGTGACGCCGTTTGCGTTCGGGTCGAAAGAAGGCTGGGTGCTCTCCCTGACTCACGGCGCCATCGCGCCCGTGTTCCTCGGCGCGGATTTTCCGGGCAAATTCGCCAAAGGAGAGGCGAAGGTGGACAGCCCCGAATTCGTGAAATCCATCGAGGCGCTGAAAAGCCTGACGCCGTATTTTCCAAACAATTTCGAAGGACTCGGCATGGACGACATTCGCACGATGTTCGCGACGGGCCAGGCCGCCATGGTGTTCGACGGCAGCTTCGAAATCGCCGCCATTCAGGCGCTGAACCCGGATATCCATATCGGCATCGCGCCGGTTCCGTCGCCGTCCGGCGGCCAGCCTTCCGTAAGCGCCTGGGTCGACGGCTCTTATGCGATCAACAAAAGCTCCAAACAGATCGACGCCGCCAAAAAAGTGCTGCAATTCATGACCACGAAGGAATTCGGCACGATCGTGCTGCAAAAGGCGAAGTCGATTTCCCCGGTTGCCGGAGCCGCGTCGGATGACGAGCTGGTAAGCGAGCTGGCCAAGCTGTCCGGCGGAAACGCGTCGCCGTATTTCGCCGTCACGAACCTCGGCTACGGCGATCCGACGTCCAAGGTGACGCTCGAAAATTCGCTGCAGGGCATGTTCCTGGGCAAGCTGACGCCCGATCAAGTGGCCAAAGAAGTCCAGAAGAGCGTCGATACCTGGTTTAAGGCCGCCGGCAAATAA
- a CDS encoding winged helix-turn-helix transcriptional regulator — translation MSNALNERIDLSEINCEKELTLAVIGGKWKMVLLWILGMEGTKRFGDFKKIIPQISHKILTNQLRELEEDRLIKRTVYPVVPPKVEYSLTPYGESLMPVLKLIRSWGLDYSKNVLGIVPNSLIGNRYDNQEEDGA, via the coding sequence TTGTCGAACGCATTGAACGAACGGATCGATTTGTCGGAAATCAACTGCGAGAAGGAGCTGACGCTTGCCGTCATCGGCGGGAAGTGGAAAATGGTCCTCCTCTGGATTCTCGGCATGGAAGGAACGAAGCGGTTTGGCGATTTCAAGAAAATCATTCCGCAGATTTCCCATAAAATTTTGACGAACCAGCTTCGCGAGCTGGAGGAAGACCGGCTGATCAAACGAACGGTTTACCCGGTCGTACCGCCCAAGGTGGAATATTCGCTTACGCCGTACGGGGAAAGCCTGATGCCGGTACTGAAGCTCATCCGTTCCTGGGGGCTCGATTACAGTAAAAACGTGCTCGGCATCGTGCCGAACTCGCTGATCGGCAATCGCTATGACAACCAGGAAGAAGACGGGGCTTGA
- a CDS encoding CYTH domain-containing protein, producing MALEIERKFLLDGFPETPIRDGELEPLMEQRIEQTYLAIDGDEELRIRKITDVRSGRTTYTHTFKKGTGLSREEIEYEISAGIYEQIAEAHDAVALTKNRTTAKWNGWTVEIDRYDQLELTVVEVEFGSEVEASAFVPPEWFGRDISRSRPYSNKTVWRELQRKAAASAAAKGDAPS from the coding sequence ATGGCGCTTGAAATTGAACGAAAATTTTTGCTGGACGGATTTCCCGAAACGCCGATCCGGGATGGGGAACTGGAACCGCTCATGGAGCAGCGAATCGAGCAGACCTACCTAGCTATCGACGGGGACGAGGAGCTGCGCATTCGCAAAATCACGGACGTCCGCAGCGGCCGGACGACCTATACGCATACGTTCAAAAAAGGCACGGGCCTCAGCCGCGAGGAAATCGAATATGAAATTTCCGCAGGGATTTACGAGCAAATCGCTGAGGCGCACGACGCGGTGGCGCTCACGAAAAACCGGACGACCGCGAAATGGAACGGCTGGACGGTCGAAATCGACCGCTACGACCAGCTTGAGCTTACGGTCGTTGAGGTGGAGTTCGGCTCCGAGGTGGAGGCGTCCGCTTTCGTTCCGCCGGAATGGTTTGGCCGGGATATCAGCCGCAGCCGGCCGTACAGCAACAAGACTGTATGGCGGGAGCTGCAGCGGAAAGCTGCGGCTTCGGCGGCTGCAAAAGGAGATGCGCCGTCATGA
- the hxlB gene encoding 6-phospho-3-hexuloisomerase, which translates to MTEFSSHAAGILDELKRVLLAVSGEEAERLAASIGAAEAVFVAGAGRSGLMMRAFAMRLMHMGVCVHIAGDTVAPALKPSGLLLIGSGSGETKSLAAMAAKAKQLGAGVALVTTMPDSAIGRLADTVVRIPAVAKDAADRAEISIQPMGSLFEQALLLLLDGVVLRLMELKGVAAPDMAARHANLE; encoded by the coding sequence ATGACCGAATTCTCCTCGCATGCCGCCGGCATTCTGGACGAGCTGAAGCGGGTGCTGCTTGCGGTTTCCGGGGAAGAGGCCGAGCGGCTGGCCGCGTCCATCGGCGCCGCGGAAGCCGTCTTCGTCGCCGGAGCCGGCCGCTCCGGGCTCATGATGCGCGCCTTCGCCATGCGGCTTATGCATATGGGCGTCTGCGTCCATATCGCGGGCGATACCGTCGCACCGGCGCTGAAGCCGAGCGGCCTGCTTCTGATCGGCTCGGGCTCCGGCGAGACGAAGAGCCTCGCGGCGATGGCCGCCAAAGCGAAGCAGCTCGGCGCGGGAGTCGCGCTCGTCACCACCATGCCGGATTCGGCGATCGGCAGGCTCGCCGATACGGTCGTACGCATTCCGGCCGTGGCGAAGGATGCAGCGGACCGCGCGGAAATTTCCATCCAGCCGATGGGTTCGCTGTTCGAGCAGGCGCTGCTGCTCCTGCTCGACGGCGTCGTGCTCCGGCTGATGGAGCTGAAAGGCGTCGCCGCGCCGGACATGGCCGCGCGGCATGCCAACCTGGAATAA